The following are encoded together in the Humulus lupulus chromosome 5, drHumLupu1.1, whole genome shotgun sequence genome:
- the LOC133834080 gene encoding protein SPIRAL1-like 5, whose amino-acid sequence MSRGGSYGGGQSSLGYLFSSSEEQPSGSAPPPPPPPVEPPYGIETSSLEKPPASRKSRTTTDSAEKEKISNNYHRAEGPNLGNFVTDRPSTKVKSAPGGDSSLGYLFGDK is encoded by the exons ATGAGTAGAGGAGGAAGCTACGGCGGTGGACAGAGTTCGTTGGGCTATCTTTTTAGCTCATCAGAGGAACAGCCAAGTGGCAGTGCACCTCCGCCGCCGCCACCGCCAGTTGAGCCACCGTATGGCATCGAAACCAGCAGCTTGGAGAAGCCTCCGGCGAGTCGCAAAAGTCGCACCACCACTGATTCTGCCGAGAAGGAAAAGATCTCTAACAACTATCACCGAGCTGAGGGTCCAAATTTGGGCAACTTTGTTACT GATCGTCCTTCGACAAAAGTGAAATCCGCTCCTGGAGGAGATTCATCACTTGGGTACTTGTTTGGAGATAAGTGA